The following are encoded together in the Arthrobacter sp. Y-9 genome:
- a CDS encoding MarR family transcriptional regulator, which yields MALELIDRRWQESDRHDQALSALHHLREFTIAAEQAREGLREELNVNSTDLAALRYLLAESGHRQVTASRIERHLGLSSASTTTLVARLERAGYLVREPDARDRRFNILHPTERARTVVHSILEVQAEALTAVARSFDDEELSIVEGFLTDCIAALRESGSGVFRKTS from the coding sequence ATGGCGCTCGAACTGATCGACAGGCGCTGGCAGGAAAGCGATCGTCACGACCAGGCGCTTTCCGCCCTCCATCATCTCCGTGAGTTCACGATCGCCGCGGAACAGGCCCGTGAAGGCCTCCGCGAGGAATTGAACGTGAACTCCACCGACCTCGCCGCGCTGCGGTACCTGCTCGCCGAGTCCGGACACCGGCAGGTCACGGCCTCCAGGATCGAGAGACATCTGGGTCTCTCGTCTGCCTCCACCACCACCCTGGTGGCGCGATTGGAGAGGGCCGGTTATCTGGTCCGCGAGCCCGATGCCAGGGACCGGCGGTTCAACATCCTGCATCCGACCGAACGTGCACGGACCGTGGTCCATTCGATCCTGGAAGTCCAGGCAGAAGCCCTGACCGCGGTGGCCCGGTCCTTCGACGATGAGGAACTCTCGATCGTGGAGGGGTTCCTCACGGACTGCATCGCCGCTCTGCGGGAGTCCGGCTCAGGCGTCTTCCGGAAGACGTCATGA
- a CDS encoding YdcF family protein, producing the protein MDNITRVILENITTVLAIVFALAAAVSTWRDRRRMRNGVFLLLALGFALLSLGRNDDTAWLLLIVVLLAILAVPVLGLFLVVNGVVMLRREGRSMANLLSLAVGLLVLFAPFLLGLLERFAGGPEAPLWVSMVPFLLFMLVAYVGFVFCAFLLYSFIYARTRSKQVPDYVIILGSGLIGGKVPPLLAGRLDKAVQIHRAAPEGSRPVLIPSGGQGPDESRSEGAAMAEYLVDAGVPESDVLPETEARTTMENLEFSRALMTKNDPVVTVTTSSYHVFRAAMYTRRAGMKAVVRGSKTAAYFVPSAFLREFVAVFLQYKWINFGVCAAIVLGCLALLWESYRWS; encoded by the coding sequence ATGGACAACATCACCAGGGTGATCCTGGAGAACATCACCACGGTGCTCGCCATCGTGTTCGCACTGGCCGCCGCCGTGAGCACCTGGAGGGACCGCCGCCGCATGAGGAACGGGGTCTTCCTGCTCCTCGCGCTGGGCTTCGCGCTGCTGAGCCTGGGCCGGAACGACGACACGGCGTGGCTGCTGCTGATCGTCGTGCTGCTCGCCATCCTCGCGGTGCCCGTGCTCGGACTCTTCCTCGTGGTGAACGGCGTCGTCATGCTACGGCGCGAGGGACGGTCCATGGCGAATCTGCTGTCTCTCGCCGTGGGCCTGCTCGTGCTGTTCGCCCCCTTCCTGCTGGGGCTGCTCGAACGGTTTGCCGGAGGTCCCGAGGCACCCCTCTGGGTGAGCATGGTCCCCTTCCTCCTCTTCATGCTGGTGGCCTATGTGGGCTTCGTGTTCTGCGCATTCCTCCTGTACTCCTTCATCTACGCGCGTACCCGGAGCAAACAGGTGCCGGATTACGTCATCATCCTCGGGTCCGGCCTGATCGGCGGGAAGGTCCCCCCGCTGCTCGCAGGGCGTCTGGACAAGGCGGTGCAGATCCACCGGGCGGCGCCCGAAGGGTCTCGCCCGGTGCTCATTCCGAGTGGCGGCCAGGGCCCTGACGAAAGCCGCAGCGAGGGCGCAGCCATGGCCGAGTATCTGGTGGACGCCGGCGTTCCCGAGTCCGATGTGCTGCCGGAGACCGAGGCTCGCACCACGATGGAGAACCTCGAGTTCTCGCGTGCTCTGATGACGAAGAACGATCCGGTCGTCACGGTGACGACCAGCAGTTATCACGTCTTCCGGGCGGCGATGTACACCCGCCGTGCGGGGATGAAGGCAGTGGTGCGTGGCTCGAAGACCGCGGCCTACTTCGTCCCCAGCGCATTTCTGCGCGAGTTCGTCGCCGTGTTCCTGCAGTACAAGTGGATCAACTTCGGCGTGTGCGCGGCGATCGTGCTCGGCTGCCTCGCGCTGCTCTGGGAGTCATACCGCTGGTCATGA
- a CDS encoding VIT1/CCC1 transporter family protein, protein MNTPQASPADIRRWQQYLADERAEASVYRDLAARREGEEKAILLALAEAEGRHEAHWLTLLGDQADKPRHASLNSRFLGFLARNFGSVFVLALAQRAEGRSPYATDPHATPAMAADEQIHEEVVRGLATRGRARLSGTFRAAVFGANDGLVSNLSLVMGMAATGVDSQVVLFSGVAGLLAGALSMGAGEYVSVRSQRELLEASRPTQITLDAAPRLDLEHNELVLVYLARGMSREAAEHRAAERMGRFSCDCDPSLSLHPEAPETTNDHEEIGTAWGAASSSFCFFASGALIPILPFLFGMSGFGALALSVVLVGLVLLGTGAVVGLLSGTSPLSRALRQLLIGLGAAGATYLLGLLFGATIG, encoded by the coding sequence ATGAACACCCCTCAAGCGTCACCCGCCGATATCCGGCGCTGGCAGCAGTACCTTGCGGACGAACGCGCCGAAGCCTCCGTGTACCGCGATCTGGCGGCCCGTCGCGAAGGCGAGGAGAAGGCGATCCTCCTGGCTCTCGCGGAAGCCGAGGGCCGGCATGAAGCCCATTGGCTGACACTGCTGGGCGATCAGGCGGACAAGCCCCGCCATGCCTCCCTCAACAGCCGGTTCCTGGGCTTCCTGGCCCGGAACTTCGGCTCCGTATTCGTTCTGGCGCTGGCTCAGCGCGCCGAGGGCCGCTCCCCGTACGCGACCGATCCCCACGCCACCCCCGCCATGGCCGCCGATGAGCAGATCCATGAAGAAGTGGTGCGAGGCCTCGCCACCCGCGGCCGCGCCCGGCTGTCCGGGACGTTCCGCGCCGCCGTGTTCGGGGCGAACGACGGCCTGGTCAGCAACCTCTCCCTCGTCATGGGCATGGCGGCCACCGGCGTCGACAGCCAGGTGGTCCTCTTCAGCGGCGTCGCGGGCCTGCTGGCCGGCGCCCTCTCGATGGGCGCGGGCGAATACGTCTCGGTCCGTTCCCAGCGGGAACTCCTGGAGGCCAGCCGCCCCACACAGATCACGCTCGACGCCGCACCGCGCCTCGATCTGGAGCACAACGAGCTCGTCCTGGTCTACCTGGCGCGCGGCATGAGCCGCGAAGCCGCCGAGCACCGCGCCGCGGAACGGATGGGGCGCTTCAGCTGCGACTGCGACCCGAGCCTCTCCCTGCATCCCGAGGCCCCCGAGACGACGAACGACCATGAGGAGATCGGCACCGCCTGGGGCGCCGCCTCGTCCAGCTTCTGCTTCTTCGCCTCCGGCGCGCTCATCCCGATCCTGCCGTTCCTCTTCGGCATGAGCGGTTTCGGCGCGCTGGCGCTGTCGGTGGTCCTGGTGGGCCTGGTGCTGCTCGGCACGGGCGCGGTCGTTGGGCTGCTCTCCGGCACGTCGCCGCTCAGCCGTGCGCTGCGTCAGCTGCTGATCGGACTCGGCGCGGCCGGGGCCACCTACCTTCTGGGCCTGCTGTTCGGGGCCACGATCGGCTGA
- a CDS encoding cupin domain-containing protein has translation MKALPIEPSNAPINIGSRIRAARKAQRMTIEQVAEVTGLTKGFLSRVERDLTSPSVASLVTLCQVLSVDIGDLFAATDVALTRADEAPKISFGGDGIIETLLTARSERRVQLLRGVIEPGGKGESELYSVDCDVDVLHVVKGRIVLILSNERYELSAGDTLSFPGREPHTWLNPTDEEVEVLWVLVPAAAA, from the coding sequence ATGAAAGCCCTCCCCATCGAGCCGAGCAACGCGCCGATCAACATCGGCTCGCGGATCCGTGCGGCCCGCAAGGCTCAGCGCATGACGATCGAGCAGGTGGCCGAGGTGACCGGCCTGACCAAGGGCTTCCTGTCCCGGGTGGAACGCGATCTGACCTCGCCCTCCGTGGCGTCCCTCGTCACGCTCTGCCAGGTGCTGTCGGTGGACATCGGTGATCTGTTCGCGGCGACCGACGTGGCGCTGACCCGGGCCGACGAGGCTCCCAAGATCTCGTTCGGTGGCGACGGGATCATCGAGACCCTGCTCACCGCACGGTCCGAACGCCGGGTGCAGTTGCTGAGGGGAGTCATCGAGCCCGGAGGCAAGGGCGAGTCGGAACTCTACTCCGTGGACTGCGACGTCGATGTGCTGCACGTGGTCAAGGGCCGGATCGTGCTGATCCTCTCCAATGAGCGCTACGAACTCTCCGCCGGCGACACCTTGAGCTTCCCCGGCCGTGAGCCGCACACCTGGCTGAACCCGACCGATGAAGAAGTCGAGGTCCTCTGGGTCCTGGTTCCCGCCGCCGCGGCGTAG
- a CDS encoding type IV toxin-antitoxin system AbiEi family antitoxin domain-containing protein, with amino-acid sequence MTPFPATAWLPSDQEHWTTAELEHLGIGRSARRRLLTTGDIVRLRPGLFARRRAAPAPGMRDLADQTLHAHVHRSAARPDAAYVYSHTSAARLRGLRFLRDSSTIHVSCTSNPCTRRLGAGVRTHIVHLPEDHVENIAGIRCTTLERTIIDCARIMPLEDAVILADQALGLGADLALLLRMLEGMTGYRGVVNARRVVELADPRSESVAESRARLLFHLEGLPNPIPQWEVQTPIGRRFLDFAWPEKMLAAEFDGEVKYFGSTPTDRALYEERLRERHLMELGWRFVRLTWSDLERPGEVRRRITSALRGPAPPPRT; translated from the coding sequence ATGACACCTTTCCCCGCCACCGCATGGCTGCCATCGGACCAGGAGCACTGGACCACCGCGGAGCTTGAGCACCTCGGCATCGGACGCAGCGCACGACGACGCTTGCTCACCACCGGGGACATCGTGCGGCTGCGCCCGGGCCTCTTCGCCCGGAGGCGTGCTGCTCCCGCGCCGGGTATGCGTGACCTCGCTGACCAGACGCTCCACGCCCACGTGCACCGGTCCGCGGCCAGACCCGATGCCGCCTATGTGTACAGCCATACCTCCGCGGCGCGGCTCAGGGGTTTGAGGTTCCTCCGCGACAGCAGCACCATCCATGTGTCCTGCACCAGTAACCCCTGTACGCGACGCCTCGGTGCCGGCGTCCGGACCCACATCGTCCACCTCCCGGAGGACCACGTCGAGAACATCGCCGGAATCCGCTGCACCACGCTGGAGCGCACCATCATCGATTGCGCACGGATCATGCCCCTCGAGGACGCGGTCATCCTGGCGGATCAGGCGCTCGGGCTCGGAGCGGACCTCGCCCTTCTGCTGAGAATGCTGGAGGGGATGACCGGATACCGAGGGGTCGTGAACGCTCGACGAGTCGTGGAGCTGGCAGATCCGCGGAGTGAATCCGTGGCGGAATCCCGGGCCCGGCTCCTCTTCCATCTCGAGGGCCTTCCGAATCCGATTCCGCAATGGGAGGTGCAGACGCCCATTGGCCGGCGATTCCTCGACTTCGCCTGGCCAGAAAAGATGCTGGCCGCGGAATTCGACGGCGAAGTGAAGTACTTCGGGTCGACTCCAACGGATCGCGCCCTCTACGAGGAACGGCTCCGCGAGCGGCACTTGATGGAACTCGGGTGGCGCTTCGTCAGGCTCACATGGTCGGATCTGGAACGACCTGGCGAGGTCCGCCGCAGGATCACGTCCGCACTACGCGGACCGGCGCCGCCTCCCCGCACCTGA
- a CDS encoding amino acid transporter, producing MTTLTRVPADPSDPRKRTTLREWLMAETAEGAGKQTGPHGLADQHHRKTWWQVMCLTGVDYFSTLGYQPAIAALAAGLLSPLATIILVVVTLAGALPVYRRVAKESPRGEGSIAMLERLLPRWGGKLVVLALLGFAATDFMITMTLSAADASAHLTHNPFAPDFLHGQELVITLALLAGLGVVFLRGFSEAIKVAVLLVAAFLALNLVVVLVSLVHVFTSPVLVGDWWSALNQQHGNPVMMIALAVLVFPKLALGLSGFETGVAVMPQIRGAQGDTEENPAGRIRGAHKLLTTSAIIMSAFLVTSSLSTVILIPAEEFQPGGKANGRALAFLAHQYLGDGFGTVYDIATIAILWFAGASAMAGLLNLVPRYLPRYGMAPAWARAIRPLVLVFTVVAFVITVIFDADVDAQGGAYATGVLVLITSASVAVTLAARDAGQKKTMLAFGLVATVFVYTTIANMVERPDGIKIAAVFILGILVVSFASRVRRSFELRATTIKLDEQALQFLASEEEGPIRLIAHEPKSTAAQRYITKFKHAQLASHMPGTDAMFIEVVVEDSSDFEEELLVQGKIRHGYRVLEVHSGNVPNTLAAVLLHLRDVTGLMPHIYFRWTEGNPISNLLKYLFFGEGEIAPVTREVLREAEPDITRRPWVHVG from the coding sequence GTGACCACGCTCACCCGCGTACCCGCGGATCCTTCCGACCCCCGCAAGCGCACCACGCTCCGGGAATGGCTGATGGCGGAGACCGCCGAAGGCGCTGGAAAGCAGACCGGCCCCCACGGCCTGGCCGACCAGCACCACCGGAAGACCTGGTGGCAAGTGATGTGCCTGACCGGCGTCGATTACTTCTCCACCCTCGGTTACCAACCGGCGATCGCCGCGCTCGCTGCCGGACTGCTCTCCCCCCTGGCCACCATCATCCTGGTGGTCGTCACCCTGGCCGGCGCACTCCCCGTGTACCGGCGTGTGGCGAAGGAGAGCCCTCGCGGTGAGGGCTCCATCGCCATGCTTGAGCGCCTCCTCCCCCGTTGGGGCGGCAAACTCGTGGTCCTCGCGCTCCTCGGGTTTGCCGCCACCGACTTCATGATCACCATGACGCTTTCCGCGGCCGACGCCTCCGCGCACCTCACGCACAACCCCTTCGCGCCCGACTTCCTGCACGGCCAGGAACTCGTGATCACCCTCGCGCTGCTGGCCGGGCTCGGCGTCGTGTTCCTGCGCGGCTTCTCCGAGGCCATCAAGGTGGCGGTGCTGCTGGTCGCGGCGTTCCTCGCCCTGAACCTCGTGGTGGTCCTCGTCTCCCTGGTCCACGTCTTCACCTCGCCCGTCCTGGTGGGCGACTGGTGGTCCGCCCTCAATCAGCAGCACGGCAACCCGGTCATGATGATCGCCCTGGCCGTCCTGGTGTTCCCGAAGCTCGCGCTGGGCCTCTCCGGCTTCGAGACCGGTGTCGCCGTCATGCCGCAGATCCGCGGCGCCCAGGGCGACACCGAGGAGAACCCCGCCGGCCGCATCCGCGGCGCCCACAAACTCCTCACCACCAGCGCGATCATCATGTCCGCGTTCCTGGTGACCAGTTCGCTGTCCACCGTCATCCTCATCCCGGCCGAGGAGTTCCAGCCGGGCGGGAAGGCGAACGGGCGCGCCCTGGCCTTCCTGGCCCACCAGTACCTGGGCGACGGTTTCGGCACGGTCTACGACATCGCCACGATCGCCATCCTCTGGTTCGCCGGCGCCTCGGCCATGGCCGGACTTCTCAACCTGGTTCCCCGCTACCTGCCGCGCTACGGCATGGCCCCGGCCTGGGCCCGCGCCATCCGGCCGCTGGTCCTGGTGTTCACCGTGGTCGCGTTCGTGATCACCGTGATCTTCGACGCCGACGTCGACGCGCAGGGCGGAGCGTACGCCACCGGCGTGCTGGTGCTGATCACCTCGGCCTCCGTCGCCGTGACGCTCGCCGCCCGCGACGCCGGGCAGAAGAAGACCATGCTGGCGTTCGGGCTCGTGGCCACGGTCTTCGTCTACACGACGATCGCGAACATGGTGGAGCGCCCGGACGGCATCAAGATCGCCGCCGTCTTCATCCTGGGCATCCTCGTGGTGAGCTTCGCATCGAGGGTTCGGCGGTCGTTCGAGCTCCGGGCCACCACCATCAAGCTCGACGAGCAGGCCCTCCAGTTCCTCGCCTCCGAAGAGGAAGGGCCCATCCGTCTGATCGCCCACGAACCCAAGTCCACGGCGGCCCAGCGGTACATCACCAAGTTCAAGCACGCCCAGCTGGCCAGCCACATGCCCGGCACGGACGCCATGTTCATCGAGGTGGTGGTGGAGGACAGCTCCGATTTCGAGGAGGAACTACTCGTCCAGGGCAAGATCCGGCACGGCTACCGCGTGCTGGAGGTCCACAGCGGCAACGTCCCGAACACACTCGCCGCAGTGCTGTTGCACCTGCGGGACGTCACCGGTCTCATGCCCCACATCTACTTCCGCTGGACCGAGGGCAACCCGATCTCCAACCTCCTGAAGTACCTGTTCTTCGGAGAAGGCGAGATCGCGCCCGTGACCCGCGAAGTCCTGCGCGAGGCCGAACCCGACATCACCCGGAGGCCCTGGGTCCACGTGGGGTGA
- the speB gene encoding agmatinase, with protein sequence MEELRIEANGNLGPIDSSRIPRYAGAATFARLPRLDQVEKADVTVVGVPFDTGVSYRPGARFGANHVREASRLLRPYNPAWDVSPFENVQVADAGDMAVNPFNINEAIETIQQNALDLTANGSKLVTLGGDHTIALPLLRAAAERAGEPIAMLHFDAHLDTWDTYFGAEYTHGTPFRRAVEEGILDTEAISHIGTRGPLYGKKDLDDDHRFGFGIVTSADVYYQGVLETVEKIRDRIGRRPLYISIDIDVLDPAHAPGTGTPEAGGITSRELLEIIRGFRGMNLVGADVVEIAPAYDHAEITGVSGSHVAYELVTLMADSALEGDRFGAPNGYAAQALGQTDHRPAGFNA encoded by the coding sequence ATGGAAGAGCTCCGCATCGAAGCCAATGGCAACCTGGGTCCCATCGACTCCTCCCGGATCCCGCGCTACGCGGGGGCTGCGACGTTCGCCCGCCTCCCGCGCCTGGATCAGGTGGAGAAGGCCGACGTCACGGTCGTCGGCGTCCCCTTCGACACGGGTGTTTCGTACCGTCCGGGCGCGCGATTCGGCGCCAACCATGTCCGTGAAGCCAGCCGTCTGCTCCGCCCGTACAACCCGGCCTGGGACGTCAGCCCGTTTGAGAACGTCCAGGTGGCCGACGCCGGCGACATGGCGGTCAACCCGTTCAACATCAACGAAGCCATCGAGACCATCCAGCAGAACGCGCTGGACCTGACGGCGAACGGCAGCAAGCTCGTCACCCTCGGCGGGGACCACACCATCGCCCTGCCACTGCTGCGCGCCGCCGCCGAGCGCGCCGGTGAGCCGATCGCGATGCTGCACTTCGACGCCCACTTGGACACCTGGGACACCTATTTCGGCGCCGAGTACACCCACGGCACCCCGTTCCGCCGCGCGGTCGAGGAGGGCATCCTGGACACCGAGGCGATCAGCCACATCGGCACCCGCGGCCCCCTGTACGGCAAGAAGGACCTCGACGACGACCACCGCTTCGGCTTCGGCATCGTCACCTCCGCCGACGTCTACTACCAGGGCGTCCTCGAGACGGTGGAGAAGATCCGCGACCGCATCGGCCGCCGTCCGCTCTACATCTCCATCGACATCGACGTGCTGGACCCGGCCCACGCCCCGGGCACCGGAACTCCTGAAGCGGGCGGCATCACAAGCCGCGAGCTTCTTGAGATCATCCGTGGCTTCCGCGGCATGAACCTCGTGGGCGCCGATGTCGTCGAGATCGCTCCGGCCTACGACCACGCGGAGATCACGGGTGTGTCCGGCAGCCACGTGGCTTACGAGCTCGTCACCCTCATGGCCGACTCCGCCCTGGAAGGCGACCGTTTCGGCGCTCCGAACGGCTACGCGGCACAGGCCCTCGGCCAGACGGATCACCGTCCGGCCGGTTTCAACGCCTGA
- a CDS encoding ABC transporter ATP-binding protein, with amino-acid sequence MLLTLIKRYSKPYLGQILAVLLFQLGSTIAALYLPSLNAQIIDQGVSKGDTDYIWRTGSVMLMVAFIQVICAILGVYFGSKASMAIGRDLRRGIFRKVTSFSAKDVNRFGAPTLITRGTNDVQQIQMVVLMGLNFMVSTPIMCVGGIIMALKEDISLSWLVWVSVPILVAVVGYLVVRLMPLFRGMQGKIDRINGVLREQIIGIRVVRAFVREPFEKDRFGVANQDLTNVSLKIGALFVLMFPAIGMILHLSTAAVLWFGGQRVDQGSMQVGSLTAFLSYLLQILMAVMMGTFMAMMIPRASVCADRIGEVLDVEPSMKEPSDPKQPAELAGRVEFRDVTFAYPGAEEPVLSNISFTAEPGQTLAIIGSTGSGKTTLVSLLSRLYDAESGEVILDGVPVPELARQDITRRVSMVPQKPYLFSGTIGDNLRFGRTEAEDEDLWNALRVAQGEDFVRAKSKGLDSRIAQGGTNVSGGQRQRLCIARALVSRPKVYVFDDSFSALDVTTDAKLRAALKKQTSDATVIIVAQRVSTITEADQILVLDNGRIVDRGTHQELLATSPTYQEIVESQLSAEEAA; translated from the coding sequence ATGCTCCTGACGCTCATCAAGCGCTACTCAAAGCCTTATCTCGGCCAGATCCTGGCCGTGCTCCTCTTCCAATTGGGCTCCACCATCGCGGCCCTCTACCTTCCCAGCCTGAACGCCCAGATCATCGACCAGGGCGTCTCCAAGGGCGACACCGACTACATCTGGCGCACCGGCAGCGTGATGCTGATGGTGGCCTTCATCCAGGTCATCTGTGCCATCCTCGGCGTCTACTTCGGTTCGAAAGCCTCCATGGCGATCGGACGCGATCTGCGCCGCGGGATCTTCCGCAAGGTGACCAGCTTCTCCGCCAAGGACGTCAACAGGTTCGGCGCCCCCACTCTGATCACGCGCGGGACCAACGATGTCCAGCAGATCCAGATGGTCGTCCTGATGGGCCTGAACTTCATGGTCTCCACACCGATCATGTGCGTCGGCGGCATCATCATGGCCCTGAAGGAGGACATCAGCCTGTCCTGGCTCGTGTGGGTCTCCGTGCCGATCCTGGTGGCCGTCGTCGGCTACCTGGTCGTCCGTCTGATGCCCCTCTTCCGGGGGATGCAGGGCAAGATCGACCGCATCAACGGTGTGCTGCGCGAGCAGATCATCGGCATCCGCGTGGTGCGTGCCTTCGTGCGCGAACCCTTCGAGAAGGACCGGTTCGGCGTCGCCAACCAGGACCTGACCAACGTCTCGCTGAAGATCGGCGCCCTCTTCGTGCTGATGTTCCCAGCGATCGGCATGATCCTTCACCTCTCGACGGCCGCCGTGCTGTGGTTCGGCGGACAGCGCGTGGACCAGGGCAGCATGCAGGTGGGGTCGCTCACCGCGTTCCTGTCCTACCTTCTGCAGATCCTCATGGCGGTCATGATGGGAACCTTCATGGCCATGATGATCCCGCGCGCCTCGGTCTGCGCCGACCGCATCGGTGAGGTGCTCGACGTCGAGCCGTCCATGAAGGAGCCGAGCGACCCGAAGCAGCCGGCCGAGCTGGCCGGTCGCGTCGAGTTCCGCGACGTGACCTTCGCGTACCCCGGCGCCGAGGAGCCCGTGCTCAGCAACATCTCCTTCACGGCGGAGCCCGGCCAGACACTGGCGATCATCGGTTCCACCGGTTCCGGCAAGACGACGCTGGTCTCCTTGCTGTCCCGCCTCTACGACGCCGAGTCGGGCGAAGTGATCCTGGACGGGGTGCCCGTTCCGGAGCTGGCCCGTCAGGACATCACCCGTCGCGTGAGCATGGTGCCGCAGAAGCCGTACCTGTTCTCCGGAACGATCGGTGACAATCTGCGGTTCGGGCGGACCGAGGCCGAGGACGAGGACCTCTGGAACGCGCTGCGCGTGGCGCAGGGCGAGGACTTCGTCCGGGCGAAGAGCAAGGGACTCGACTCCCGGATCGCCCAGGGCGGCACCAACGTCTCCGGCGGTCAGCGCCAGCGCCTGTGCATCGCACGGGCCCTGGTGAGCCGGCCCAAGGTCTACGTCTTCGATGACTCGTTCTCCGCTCTGGACGTCACGACGGACGCCAAGCTCCGCGCCGCGCTCAAGAAGCAGACGTCGGACGCCACGGTGATCATCGTGGCGCAGCGCGTCTCGACCATCACCGAGGCGGACCAGATCCTGGTCCTGGACAACGGCCGGATCGTGGACCGTGGCACCCACCAGGAACTCCTGGCCACGAGTCCCACCTACCAGGAAATCGTTGAATCCCAGCTGAGTGCCGAGGAGGCAGCATGA